The genomic DNA TGAGCAAGAGGTGGGGAGAAAAGTTAACACTGCCACAGAAGCCAGCACTGACTGAGGAATGATTATGAAGCCCTTGGCACGGCAAACTGTAGGTGTTGTGGAAATAGCTGTGAAATATCATACCATGAATTTTCTTAACTGCTTGATTCCTGGGTTTCTGagataaatatttgtaattaacTCATCCACCagactcattcttttttctgtcacTCCCAAAGGGACTGCTCTTGAGCCTGAGGTCTAGGTCAATTTGTGTCAAATGCAATACTACCtttatattttcagaagaaaTCAGATTTGCTTTTCCAGTTAGGTCCCAGTgtaaagcttttttgttttgttcttcccCAGAGATGAACTAATAAAAGTTCTAGGCTGCATCTGCATTTACCAACATaaccatttcaaaaacaaaatagaaagtgtTAGTCAATTTGTTATAACAGTGATAATAGTAAAAGAGCAGCAGCAATTTTTTCAGTGCTTACTAGGTACTAAAGCAATGCTTTATatgctgtttaatttcttttcttttcttttcttttttttgaaacagagtctggctctgtcactcaatctggagtacagtggcgccatctcaggtcactgcaacctctgcctcccgagttcaagtgagtctcctgcctcagcttcttacagtacctgggactataggcgtgcaccaccatcccaggctaatttttttattttcagtagagacagggtttcaccatgttggccaggctggtctccactcctgacctcaagtgatccacacgccttggcctcccaaagtgctgagattacaggagtgagccactgcaccagcttTAATTTCATCTTTACCATGCCCTTGGGATATAGATAGTTTTGTCCtgattttatagataagaaaactttGAATTACAGAGGTCATGTAAATTTCCTAAAACAATAGTTGATATGGGGGCAGAATCATTCAACACCTGGTTTGCCCCACTCCAAGCCTATCCTCTTTACTCACCATACAATATTAAAGATTTGACTGAATGTCATCACTAACTTGCTGAATGACTAAATTGAGCTGAGTTTTCAGATAATCAGTTGTACATGTAGTTGCACTATAGCAAATACAAAATGTGTAAGATGAATAATAATGGCCAGGATGGAACCCgttcttttcaaaaatatgtttaccgtgagtattttgaaaggaaaaaagtagTTTCAAGCATTACTCCATTTCAATAAGACTGCTTTGGAAAAGGTCCTAAGCTTGTTTGTGGAGTCATGATATACTATGAGATCTCCATGAATGGGTAGGATTTGAAAATCCTCTTGGCATAGAAAGAATTTGAAATATTGTCCTATTTTATTCAGGGAGACCTCATTTTTATATCTAGTTGGACATATACTAGTCAAAAGACATAGGGATTCTGTTTATACccaaatgaacaagaaaaaaacctTGCTTTGTGAACTATCACTTCCCATTGAATCAAAGAGTATACTGGATATTGCATCATAAATTACACTGGCCACATGTGGTCATTCCTAAGTAATTCCAGGTGTCTGACAGTTTGACTCAGCATAGGGAATGTAATTTTCAACAAGCTGGCCCTGGAAGCCAGGAGACCCTTCAGGCTACAGTCTACCCACTTCATTCCCAATTCCCACCTCCCCACACCTTTCAGCTCCCCCTGCCACCACAGCCTCTGGTTCACACTGAAGCTTATGGAAAGGAGCAGGAACGCCATCACTAACTATGATTCCAACTACCACCTATTTTTCTAGCAAGGATGCTGTCAGTAAAGCAAATATTCTGGCATTTTAAAGAAGCTTAGAAATCAGGTCCCATGAACTGACAAATTGTTTCCATGCATGTCCTATTTGAGTGCTTCAGTGAGGCAACTGTTTCTATGTTTGTTCCACAATGATGGGTAACTCAGGGACACTTAATGAAACTGCTTCCCATCCATATTGACTATGGCTTTTTGAGAGCCATTAACCTTGCCAAACCTCACTCACTCTAGGTCCACCTCTAAGGGAAGTTTAAGAGCAAGTTTTGTGCTTTACGGGGAGGAATGCATTTCAGCCTGAACCACTGCCACCTCATTCCTAGCCCTTGGCCTGAGAGGAGCACTTGCATTTAACTGATTCTAAGTGTCTGGCAAACCAGAGCAGCAACTGCACTGGGCACTTACAGACTTTGCAGTCTGTGACTTCAGTGAGTACGAAGTCTCAAGCATGCTCTTTTAGCAAAGATTAATGAGGAATacatttctgtgatgattttACACAACCAGCTTTTGGTTCTTGATTAAAATCAAGAATACAATAGGTATATTCAAAAAGTGATAAATTAAGTGAGGTCACCATTAAAAAGttcttgaaatttttctgttCACTTTTTTTCCTTCGGCTATTTTTACAATTACTTCTCCTTCTCTCACTTTGTTAAACGAGTCAATGTGCACAGAAAGTACTTTTTCCAAATCAATACCCTGATAACTAAGAATTACTACCTAGAAATGGACTGGGGACATGTGCCTAGACTGTGCAagttgaaagagaaggaaagttgATGCCCAAGAAATAAACAGATGGAGGCAACCAAGTAACCAAGTCAACACACCTAAGAACAGAGTTGTTGGGGCGGGGTATGAAAGAGGACTGCTAATGAAAAAAGTTGCCTTCTTTGTAAAATATATGAAGGGTAAAAATTTGAGGTTTGGGTTAGTTGGTAGAAGTAATACTGAGTTAGAATTAAATGAACCATAATGAAGTAGGTTTAGTTGGGGTCTTAAAGTTACAAATGTCTTAATTAGACTAAACACTAGTGAGAAAACAACTTGTGATTGACTCCATTAAATTTAGAGCTGCAATAAAGTTTTATGGTAGAGAAAGATTGAAATGACTGTGGTGGGTGCACACATGGAAAAGGAGCATGAAATAAGGtataaaagacaatttttttttgccaaatatGAGAGTGGAATAAGGGGTgagatttaaaataacattacGTGAGTGTATGATAACACACCTTAAATGTAATTCCTTTCATCTGTGTGCCACTTATAAAATGACTTGAAGGCATGTGGGCAAGTGAAAAGAGCCCAGTAATTTCAGTCTGCCAGCTCTATGGCAAGCACAGAAGCTAATTAACAGTGCATAGCAATGTTTCACAGTTGTTTCATTCTGGAATGGAAGAACAATTTATCTCATTGAAAGGAGGGGGAAATTTAAGGTGAAGGTAATTGCTCAAATTGAATCTTGAGCAAACACATACCCCTAACATCTGTCGGTTAGAGTAAGGTTATTGAAATTATCTTGGCATTTTTAATTAGAAGAAAATGGGGCTTCAATTGAACTGAACTGTTTCATCCATACAATCTTAACAAGCATCTAAGACACTGAAGATACAGAAACCTGATGACTGAGATTGCCTGAGAATCAGCAAAGAAAACCCAATGATTatagacaaattttaaaagaaaaagagcatcACTTTACAAAATGTGGCTACTTCCACATGTAAAGAGTTGAAGTGAAGGATTCCTGTGGAGTACAAGTGTGATGGGTTTGGAATGCATGGATTGTTTTAAAAGGATCACTTATTGGAACAGAGTGCAAGAATGCATCAGTGTGGAAGGTGACAAGGTaagggctttttttgtttttgtaaaaagaaagaagaaagaagaagaagggtgTTTGATAGAGGAGCAGTTAAGGGAGAGATTAAGATAAGTGATCCGAAGAGAAAAGAATTAGAGTAAAGGCTAGTAACAAGAAGTGAGGAGGTGTAGGGTAAGGGAAGGCTGGGCCGTGTCAAAACTCACCAGTTCCGTCCGCAGTAACGATGGCCTCGGGAGAGATGCACACGCCCCGGTCGTACACCGGGAGCTCCTCGCAGGCCAGGCTCTCCGGCCACGAGTGGCGGTACTTGATGAGGATGGGCTCGCAGCCCTGCCGGGCCCGCTCGCACACAGACTTACAGGGCTTGATGGGCTCGTGCTGGAAGTCAATGGTGCAGATGGGCGCGTACATGGcacagaggaagaagagcagATCTGGGCTGCAGTGGGTGCCCAGCAGACCTTCGAACTGCTCGATGGCCAGGATGGCGTTGGCCTGAGTGCTGTGGTGCAGGTGGTTGGGCATCTTGGTCATGTTCCAGGGCAAGGACTTGCACAGGGGGATGCGGACGGGCTCACAGGCTGCAGCCCGAGCCCCGGGCACCCGGAGTAGGCAGAGAGCAGCCAGGGCAAGCAGCCCGGCCCGCAGCAGCAGCATCCCTCCCGGGCTGCCGCAGACCATGATCCCGGCAGGATGGGGCAGGGTGCAGCCGCGCAGTGGACGCCGAGAGGCCCGCTCTGCCGTCTCCGCCTCGCCCCCTGCAAGTGGACACAAGGATCTGGGAGTTTCTCCTCCCCCGGCAATCACCGCTTCCTTGGATCAAATTCCCCCAATGAGGTCCCACGAGCTTTACCGAGCTCCAGCCGCCGCCCCTGCCGCCCAGGCTGCTCTTTCCCAACTTCTAAGCCTTCGGAGGCAGCAGCATCTATTTATTCCTCTCCCTCTGGCAGAAGCATCAGACTTCGCAGATCAGTCAGATAAGAGGGACACGAGAGGAGGcgaagaagacataaaaataaaagtagaattcaGCTGAGAGATAGTTGGAACTCTGGGGTGTCACGTCCGCTAGATcaagcacacaaaaagatgctaAAGAAAGCATTAAATTCCCCAAAGTGAGGAGGACAGAGGGgttggggagaaggagggaggaaaagctCCTAATGGGAGAGAAGGGTGCAGTAAGAGTTTGCAAATCCTGTGGGCTAAGAGCTGCGGCCGCCGCTGCAACTGCGACCCTGGCTGGCAAGAGGGACGCTCGGGAGGAGCCTTTCCGGGAGGTCTGTGCCTCGGCCCCGGCAGCTCTGCACTTTCCTACCTCCGGCCCGAGAGGGAGCTCCGCCCCTGGGGCAGTCTCTGCCCTCCAGCACCGGCTGCTCTTCCCAAGAAAGGAGTGGGCGCCCGGGGGAAGAGAAGGCCTGGGGGTCGCAGGCGGTGGGGCGCGAAGCCGTGCGAAGCGGTGAGAGTGCGAGACCCCAAGACAGCGCCGAGTCGATCCGCGCCCTCACACGAGGGAACCCGTCTTTGACCCCAGAGACGAGCCCCTAGCCCCTCACTCAAGAGCCCACCCCAACTCCCTACGGAAAAGTCCCCCTAGTTCCCCACTTGGGATCTCACCCGAGACCCTCCTTCCTGGAGGTATTTCCCTTAAGCAAACTGCAGCTTTTCCTCTGCAATCACTGGCTCTGCAGAGAGTCATACCTGGTGGGGGGAAAAGCTTAAGCAATGTCACTTTGTCCAAGTAGCGGAAAACACAGACCCCTGCGAGCAGCCGTGGAGCCTTATCAACCCAGAGCTAGTGACTACAGAGCTCTCCATTTTCAATAACTACGCGGGAGaagggggggcggggggggcggggggaggattgcctttcaaaaaagaaagaaagcaggaaatgCTGCGCATGATTACAAATAGGCCACCAGAAGCAAGcaacagggttttttttcttctatttgtttccCCCAGTGGAATTAGAACTTCTGAGTTTTGCTCCTTAAGCATTAATGCGGAAACTAACAGCTCTAATGcacttggactttttttttcttctgattttgctCACGAATAATATGGCAGATATTATCTGTTAATAACTCTTCTCAGCAACAATTTTGCCCGACACTTAAAAAAAAACGTGTAGGAAAACGACATCACGCAGGTAATAATGATGATTATATCAACAATCAAACCCTTTCCATCCAGATGAGTTCAATCtggaggagaaaatggaaaacagatcCCCTCCTGGTCTGCTCCTTCCACTAATGAGCACCCCTTCCCCTACCCCCGCCCCACCCTCCCCTTTCAGCTTATATTGTAAATGGAATGACCTGCAGAGGCCTTCACACTATGCCCTCTCAATGGGAAATCACTGAGCAAAAGGATTGCCGAATGTCAGAAAACACAGCCTTCATTGAGAGGAGAAGGAAACAAAACCTGAAGCAAAACAGGAAGTCACCTTTGCTCTGCATCACTGAAGTATTTCTCTGCTTTAATTTAGCCATGTCTCACCGTCCGTAACAAGCAGAGAAAATATGTCCCCACTTCAGAGCACGTAATGAGATGCTCGTTTCCATTCCCTAGAGCGACCTGACAGCACTTATAAATGTCAACGCTAACTTGAGTTATGGaattttatctctaaaatgacCATAAACAGCAGTTTGTGACTGCAGTAAATTTTTTTGGAAGGAAGTTTGTTGCGCTTATGGTGGCGGGGGCGGGTAACACCAGATGGTAGACAGGGAGTCAGTTAGTATACAAACTTTGCCTGGTCTGCAATTATCTAGTGTCATGTAAGAGAACAAATTCAAAAATTGTACAAACGAATTTAAAATGATTTACCAAGTaaaatttagaggaaaaacaACTTTAGAAGACAGTCAACATTAGAACATTTGGGGGCTATTCTGTATAATAAAAACATAGCTGAGATTTTCAATAAATTCGAAGAAAAAACATCAGGAGTAGATGTAGTGAATTGTTtgctaaatacatttttctgttcACCTTAAGTCTTACAGTGTAAGAAGAAATGTGCCAATAGTTTTAAAGGTTCTACAACTATTTGAAACAAAGTCTGTTTTCCTTCCCCTGCACAAAAGTCAGCTATCCTCTTTGTCTAATAGGTCTCCTTACAACTTTaatccaaatttgttttttaaaaagcccaaaaTATATGTCACTGTCTTGAGGAAGCCCTTTTGAGTACCTTGTCTAGTTGTGTTCATTTTTCTGGTTAGTTGTCCTGGAACagtgtttgtttttacaaattattcttttttttttttttttttttt from Piliocolobus tephrosceles isolate RC106 chromosome 11, ASM277652v3, whole genome shotgun sequence includes the following:
- the FRZB gene encoding secreted frizzled-related protein 3 isoform X1, which translates into the protein MTLCRASDCRGKAAVCLREIPPGRRVSGGEAETAERASRRPLRGCTLPHPAGIMVCGSPGGMLLLRAGLLALAALCLLRVPGARAAACEPVRIPLCKSLPWNMTKMPNHLHHSTQANAILAIEQFEGLLGTHCSPDLLFFLCAMYAPICTIDFQHEPIKPCKSVCERARQGCEPILIKYRHSWPESLACEELPVYDRGVCISPEAIVTADGTDFPMDSSNGNCRGASSERCKCKPIRATQKTYFRNNYNYVIRAKVKEIKTKCHDVTAVVEVKEILKSSLVNIPRDTVNLYTSSGCLCPPLNVNEEYIIMGYEDEERSRLLLVEGSIAEKWKDRLGKKVKRWDMKLRHLGLSKSDSSNSDSTQSQKSGRNSNPRQARN